The Candidatus Stygibacter australis genome contains a region encoding:
- a CDS encoding SagB/ThcOx family dehydrogenase: MENDRKELNANEWTSYNFAETDQSKGVKSPPVTKPFPENIEIIALPKPENWDWKITTDFSKATLNRKSCRKFSSKELKLQELSYLLWSTQAIRLKINEATSKRFVPSAGSRHALETYLAILNVENLDQGIYRYLPEEHALIFIYKPEDMNQSITESVKGQSWSTGANVVFYWSAIPYRMEWRYAIASTKLILLDAGHVCQNLYLACDAVGCGTCAIAAYNQSAADQLLQIDGENEMVIYIAPVGKI; this comes from the coding sequence ATGGAGAATGACCGAAAAGAGCTAAATGCTAATGAATGGACGAGTTATAATTTTGCTGAAACAGACCAGAGCAAGGGAGTGAAATCACCTCCAGTAACTAAACCATTTCCAGAAAATATTGAAATAATCGCTTTGCCAAAACCAGAGAATTGGGACTGGAAGATAACAACAGATTTCAGCAAAGCAACACTCAATCGTAAAAGTTGCAGAAAATTTAGTAGTAAAGAATTAAAACTGCAAGAATTATCTTATTTATTATGGAGCACTCAGGCAATCAGGCTTAAGATCAATGAAGCTACATCCAAGAGATTTGTTCCTTCTGCTGGTTCCAGGCATGCTTTGGAAACATATCTGGCTATACTAAATGTAGAAAATCTGGATCAAGGGATTTACCGTTATTTACCGGAGGAGCATGCACTGATTTTCATCTATAAACCGGAAGACATGAACCAGTCGATCACAGAATCGGTGAAAGGGCAATCCTGGAGTACTGGTGCGAATGTGGTGTTTTACTGGAGTGCTATACCTTATCGAATGGAATGGAGATATGCTATTGCGTCAACAAAGCTAATTTTACTCGATGCAGGTCACGTTTGCCAGAATCTTTATCTTGCCTGTGATGCAGTGGGTTGTGGTACCTGTGCAATTGCTGCCTATAACCAGTCAGCAGCAGATCAATTGCTGCAGATAGATGGTGAAAATGAGATGGTTATCTATATTGCACCGGTAGGTAAGATATAA
- a CDS encoding trypsin-like peptidase domain-containing protein yields the protein MKRIVILRTMTVIMLLVMAVAVFGDSRNPFVDVVKNIRGSVVNIQVEYETPGMTINGFPNQDEFFKFFFPQPQRQSPSRKARAMGTGFIFKREGNTVYIITNNHVVEKGNEEGAEITVSLEDKEEYPGEIVGLDSDSDLAVIKIEIESDEWVTIAPLGESANLEVGQWAIAIGNPFGEELNRTVTVGVISALGRSNFNFGSDGGPLYQNYIQTDAAINRGNSGGPLVNIDGDVIGVNAAISTPNQGNVGIGFAIPVDMVRKVANDLMQHGEVVRAYLGILPQEITSDLRKSLDLEDVSGVLIAKVEDDTPASDGKLEQGDVIIKFDNREIADVAHFRIIVAESEIGIKLPVEIVRKQKHKTMYVTLMKRPADLAESNISTPNADWLGLKVESVNSDAAKQYKIDESSGVFISAIEKDSPAEDSELRVGDVILEINFETVEDVENFNEIYEKVKEDGKDQLLFRVKSLNGQYHYVAVNTNR from the coding sequence ATGAAAAGAATAGTAATACTAAGAACTATGACAGTTATCATGCTGCTGGTAATGGCAGTGGCAGTTTTTGGGGACAGCAGAAATCCCTTTGTTGATGTGGTGAAAAATATCAGGGGATCAGTTGTGAATATTCAGGTGGAATATGAGACTCCTGGAATGACTATTAATGGATTTCCTAATCAGGATGAATTTTTTAAATTCTTTTTTCCTCAACCTCAAAGACAGTCACCAAGTCGTAAGGCACGGGCAATGGGCACAGGATTTATTTTCAAGCGAGAAGGTAATACTGTTTATATAATAACCAATAATCATGTTGTAGAAAAAGGTAATGAAGAAGGGGCTGAGATTACTGTTTCACTGGAAGATAAAGAGGAATATCCTGGTGAGATCGTGGGATTGGACAGTGATAGTGACCTTGCTGTGATCAAGATAGAAATAGAAAGCGATGAATGGGTGACCATTGCTCCTTTGGGAGAATCTGCTAATCTGGAAGTTGGACAATGGGCAATAGCAATTGGAAACCCTTTTGGAGAAGAATTAAATCGAACCGTCACAGTGGGAGTTATCTCAGCTTTGGGACGATCCAACTTTAATTTCGGAAGTGATGGTGGACCCTTGTATCAGAATTATATTCAAACTGATGCTGCAATAAATCGCGGAAATAGTGGAGGACCATTGGTTAATATTGATGGTGATGTTATCGGAGTGAATGCAGCTATCAGTACTCCTAATCAGGGTAATGTTGGTATCGGTTTTGCCATTCCAGTGGATATGGTCAGAAAGGTAGCAAATGACTTGATGCAGCATGGTGAGGTGGTTCGAGCTTACCTGGGAATTTTGCCTCAGGAGATTACTTCTGACCTTAGAAAGAGCCTTGATCTGGAAGATGTGTCTGGTGTACTGATCGCTAAAGTGGAAGATGATACACCGGCATCAGATGGTAAACTGGAACAGGGTGATGTGATCATCAAGTTTGATAACAGGGAGATTGCGGATGTTGCTCATTTCCGAATAATAGTGGCTGAAAGCGAGATTGGTATAAAACTACCTGTGGAGATCGTTCGCAAGCAAAAGCACAAAACCATGTACGTAACTCTGATGAAAAGACCCGCTGACTTGGCTGAGAGTAATATTTCAACGCCTAATGCTGATTGGTTAGGACTTAAGGTAGAAAGCGTAAATAGTGATGCTGCCAAACAATATAAAATTGATGAAAGCAGCGGAGTGTTCATTAGTGCAATTGAAAAGGATTCTCCTGCTGAAGATAGTGAATTAAGAGTTGGAGATGTGATCCTGGAGATAAATTTTGAAACTGTGGAAGATGTGGAAAATTTCAATGAGATCTATGAAAAAGTGAAAGAAGATGGTAAAGATCAGTTGCTCTTCAGAGTGAAATCATTAAATGGTCAATACCATTATGTGGCAGTGAACACAAATAGATAA
- a CDS encoding HD domain-containing phosphohydrolase, translating into MSNFIAEKIRKRNLDLIKKLIKIGKSLSLENDIQKVFKIILDEVMEVTNADRGMIYITSPDQKALQYERVKCISDQMEMDSETASKRWKSIVLFDITGDPIMNSLATFVFHTGFEAHFDDVYNQDYFQIDQIITMDERDKYRSKSMVAVPLVDHEDHVLGIIELTNSIDEEGNIVAFSDEHTEILLSVSSQAAITLSNKLLINNLEKMIFDFTQAIAYAIDMKSDKSYQHVQKVALLTNILAKEINLVDDGVYSKHKFSQDELDEIAISGWLHDLGKIVTSNNLLNKNTKLQSSCDRIKFVQTKFELLEQVIFNQLMQLKTETEKTELQHILEKLPEYMDLIISLNQGSEYVSEEVLETLAEIAAVKISAHGKEYRLLDEDELENLMIRRGTLTIKEYDEIKKHADITYKILSNITFPTKFQNVPKIASSHHERLNGTGYPLGLKDDDIPLQSRILAIADVFDALMSERSYKSSYDLDKSLKILASMAKNNEIDKDLMDIMLDKKIFITFASEYDVKDFANIDIDKIKEIYRR; encoded by the coding sequence ATGTCAAATTTCATTGCAGAGAAGATAAGGAAAAGAAACTTGGACCTCATTAAGAAGCTCATTAAAATTGGGAAATCATTATCCCTGGAAAATGATATTCAAAAAGTCTTTAAGATAATTCTTGATGAGGTGATGGAAGTAACTAATGCTGACAGAGGAATGATCTATATTACTTCTCCAGATCAAAAAGCTTTGCAGTATGAAAGAGTGAAATGTATATCTGATCAAATGGAAATGGACTCGGAAACCGCCAGTAAGAGATGGAAGTCGATTGTATTATTTGACATAACGGGTGATCCGATAATGAATTCACTGGCAACTTTCGTTTTCCATACAGGATTTGAAGCTCATTTCGATGATGTGTACAATCAGGATTATTTTCAGATCGATCAGATCATAACGATGGATGAGCGGGACAAGTATCGCTCAAAATCAATGGTCGCTGTCCCTTTGGTAGATCATGAAGACCATGTTCTGGGTATCATTGAACTCACAAACAGCATCGATGAAGAGGGTAATATCGTAGCTTTTTCTGATGAACATACTGAGATATTGCTATCAGTCTCATCGCAAGCTGCTATCACTCTAAGTAATAAACTACTGATCAATAATCTTGAGAAAATGATCTTCGATTTCACTCAGGCAATTGCTTATGCCATTGATATGAAATCAGATAAATCATATCAGCATGTGCAGAAAGTTGCCCTGCTCACAAATATTCTCGCTAAAGAAATTAATCTTGTTGATGATGGGGTATACTCGAAACATAAATTCTCTCAAGATGAACTTGATGAAATCGCCATTTCAGGCTGGCTGCATGATCTTGGTAAAATTGTAACCTCAAATAACCTTCTTAATAAAAATACTAAGCTGCAGTCAAGCTGTGATCGGATTAAATTCGTTCAAACAAAATTTGAATTACTGGAGCAGGTCATATTTAATCAATTAATGCAATTAAAAACTGAAACTGAGAAAACTGAACTGCAACACATCCTGGAGAAATTACCTGAATATATGGATTTGATAATTTCCCTTAACCAGGGATCTGAATATGTTTCTGAAGAGGTGTTAGAAACTCTGGCTGAGATTGCTGCAGTAAAAATTAGCGCTCATGGGAAGGAATACAGACTGCTGGACGAAGATGAACTGGAAAACCTGATGATCCGGCGCGGAACTCTTACGATCAAGGAATATGATGAGATAAAAAAACATGCTGACATTACTTATAAGATACTTTCCAATATCACTTTCCCGACGAAATTTCAAAACGTACCCAAAATTGCCTCATCGCATCATGAAAGACTCAATGGAACTGGTTATCCACTAGGACTTAAAGATGATGATATACCTTTGCAATCACGCATTTTAGCAATAGCAGACGTCTTTGATGCGCTGATGTCAGAAAGATCTTATAAATCATCTTATGATCTTGATAAGTCACTTAAAATTCTTGCCAGTATGGCAAAGAATAATGAAATTGACAAAGATTTAATGGATATTATGCTGGATAAGAAAATTTTTATCACTTTTGCCAGCGAATATGATGTAAAAGATTTCGCAAACATTGATATCGATAAGATCAAGGAAATTTACCGGAGATAA
- a CDS encoding diguanylate cyclase, with product MKEYKNVLIIDDDELTTVLVREILESDGYHCETCQQVKDLKNCLTKLDFSIFCVDLMLDGLEGIKLIKELRTLYPESIIFVITGLSAAEYLQDSMEAGADMFFNKPLNAANLLEKLKSLINRINEPVPCQSMDKLIWQAFKDAMNPVFVINQAGDLHYANGSFLKITGLSVERITRYNLETLRMDTIDDPGSLIKRCNSSMNETRIMEIRFNEGKFDEAWYYVVINPIKCSIGNQATLFLFQLFDITRKKQMDNFILNNEEKFRSFISLSNDGMALINEKGQVIEWNNSLTRITGISMEKVYGEAIWDILSWGNVRIKDKKVPPEILKKFIKYSLKVGLENENVRQDLCQITHTDGHIVHLQYSFFTIKADKGYRLGMVIRDNTASVNDRKYIAEQHEKLNQAYQEMEKLARIDPLTQISNRRDVEIRLDYEMTRYERHHNPFSLAIADIDNFKKFNDTYGHDMGDYVLTEIAKLMKETVRAQDILGRWGGEEFILVFPETDSVGGDIISERVRSIIEHHNFNFKGVSVSVTITTGLAEFKQGEVLDETIKRADNALYRGKNCGKNCIVISS from the coding sequence ATGAAAGAATATAAAAATGTCCTGATCATTGATGATGATGAACTAACGACAGTGTTGGTTCGAGAAATTCTGGAATCAGATGGCTATCACTGCGAAACCTGCCAGCAAGTGAAAGATCTTAAAAATTGTTTAACGAAGCTTGATTTCAGTATATTTTGCGTAGACTTGATGCTGGATGGTCTGGAAGGGATAAAACTGATCAAAGAACTTAGAACCCTTTATCCTGAATCTATAATTTTTGTTATTACCGGTTTGAGTGCTGCCGAGTATTTGCAGGACAGCATGGAAGCTGGTGCTGATATGTTTTTTAATAAACCATTAAATGCTGCGAATCTGTTAGAGAAACTTAAAAGTTTGATCAACAGAATAAATGAGCCGGTTCCATGTCAGTCAATGGATAAATTGATCTGGCAGGCATTTAAAGATGCTATGAATCCTGTATTTGTCATTAATCAGGCTGGAGATCTGCATTATGCGAATGGATCTTTTTTGAAAATTACAGGACTTAGTGTCGAGAGGATCACCAGATATAATCTGGAAACCTTACGAATGGACACCATAGACGATCCTGGCAGCCTGATCAAGAGATGTAATAGTTCAATGAACGAAACCAGAATAATGGAAATTAGATTTAATGAGGGTAAATTTGATGAGGCTTGGTATTATGTAGTTATAAATCCGATAAAATGCAGCATAGGTAATCAAGCAACCCTCTTTCTATTTCAATTATTTGATATAACCCGTAAAAAGCAAATGGATAATTTCATCCTGAATAATGAAGAAAAGTTCCGCTCCTTTATCAGTTTATCCAATGATGGGATGGCTTTGATAAATGAGAAGGGACAGGTTATTGAATGGAATAACAGTCTTACCAGGATTACGGGAATTTCCATGGAGAAAGTATATGGAGAAGCGATTTGGGATATATTATCCTGGGGAAATGTGCGCATTAAGGATAAGAAAGTTCCTCCGGAAATCCTGAAGAAATTTATTAAGTATTCTCTAAAAGTCGGATTGGAGAATGAAAATGTGCGACAGGATCTTTGCCAGATAACTCATACTGATGGGCATATTGTTCACCTGCAGTATTCATTTTTCACAATCAAAGCAGATAAGGGGTATCGTCTGGGAATGGTTATCAGAGATAATACAGCCAGTGTAAACGACAGGAAATACATTGCTGAGCAGCATGAAAAGCTTAACCAGGCATATCAGGAGATGGAAAAGCTGGCAAGGATTGATCCTTTAACTCAGATTTCAAACCGCAGAGATGTGGAAATCCGGCTTGATTATGAAATGACTCGTTATGAAAGGCATCATAATCCATTTTCACTGGCGATTGCCGATATAGATAATTTCAAAAAATTTAATGATACCTATGGGCATGACATGGGAGATTATGTCCTGACCGAAATCGCAAAACTGATGAAAGAAACAGTCAGAGCCCAGGATATCCTGGGGCGCTGGGGTGGAGAGGAATTTATTCTGGTCTTTCCTGAAACAGATTCCGTAGGTGGAGATATAATCTCCGAAAGAGTCCGCTCAATAATTGAGCATCATAACTTTAATTTTAAAGGTGTTAGCGTATCAGTTACTATCACAACCGGCTTGGCAGAATTCAAGCAGGGTGAAGTGCTGGATGAAACAATTAAAAGAGCTGATAATGCTCTTTATAGAGGAAAAAATTGTGGAAAAAACTGTATTGTCATATCTTCTTAG
- a CDS encoding response regulator — MKDYKVLIVEDEVLIREMLKEIFMSEFSAVFTAGHGLQGIERYHEFAPDLIITDIKMKKMDGLTMIERIQQEDPTQKFIIITAYSDEHHLKTAKLLGVKDVLVKPIDSRELMTKAIEILQR; from the coding sequence ATGAAAGATTATAAAGTTCTGATTGTTGAAGATGAGGTATTGATAAGAGAAATGCTTAAGGAGATTTTTATGTCAGAATTTTCAGCTGTATTCACTGCCGGTCATGGTTTGCAGGGGATTGAAAGATATCATGAATTTGCCCCTGACCTGATAATCACTGATATAAAAATGAAGAAGATGGATGGACTTACGATGATCGAGAGGATTCAACAGGAAGACCCAACTCAGAAATTTATAATCATCACAGCCTATTCAGATGAGCATCACCTTAAAACTGCTAAATTACTGGGTGTTAAAGATGTACTTGTGAAACCTATTGATAGTCGTGAACTAATGACTAAAGCGATTGAGATATTACAAAGATGA
- a CDS encoding response regulator, giving the protein MEKHDLKILFVEDDDLMRNTIKNVLEKNARTVLLAANGEEGLELYKQEAPDIVITDIMMPVMNGLEMIHQIRRLGSNVKIVVVSAYSEKENFLKAIALGVNNFLIKPISYKNLLNVLEELANVILLEKNVEAEKLEKLQAQEELKKAHAELEDRVIERTQELAIANQQLVEFQETLQDKIEKSVTEIRLKDHIMMLQSRQAVMGEMIGHIAHQWRQPLNTIGLLTQSLLFSYRNSNLSDEMLEDRVNKIMVVLEHMSETIDDFRNFFNPNREKINFSVLSVVQKTLSFVESSFQKHKIEIDLEIEEDCQVNGYENEYSQVLMNLLINAKDALVSQNEDNRKIWIRVSRRMGKSCLEIGDNAGGISPEIKDKLFDPYFTTKTGEEGTGLGLYICKTIVEQKMSGYIDVSNDEDGAVFTIII; this is encoded by the coding sequence TTGGAAAAACATGATCTCAAGATTTTATTTGTAGAAGATGATGATTTAATGCGTAATACCATCAAAAATGTGCTGGAAAAAAATGCCAGAACAGTATTGCTTGCAGCTAATGGAGAAGAAGGACTTGAGCTCTATAAGCAGGAAGCTCCAGATATTGTGATCACAGATATAATGATGCCAGTGATGAATGGACTTGAGATGATCCATCAAATCAGGCGATTGGGCAGTAATGTAAAAATAGTAGTTGTCTCTGCCTATAGCGAGAAAGAGAATTTCCTCAAGGCAATTGCTCTGGGAGTTAATAACTTCCTGATCAAGCCAATTTCATATAAGAATCTATTAAATGTCCTGGAAGAATTAGCAAATGTTATCCTGCTTGAGAAAAACGTGGAAGCAGAGAAGCTGGAGAAACTTCAAGCCCAGGAAGAGCTTAAAAAGGCACATGCTGAGCTTGAAGATAGAGTGATCGAAAGAACTCAAGAACTGGCAATAGCCAATCAGCAATTAGTGGAATTTCAGGAGACCCTTCAGGATAAAATAGAGAAGAGTGTAACTGAGATCCGTCTAAAAGATCACATCATGATGCTGCAGAGTCGTCAGGCAGTTATGGGAGAAATGATCGGGCATATTGCTCATCAATGGCGTCAACCACTAAATACTATCGGACTTCTCACGCAGTCGCTCCTTTTTTCTTATCGCAATTCCAATTTATCTGATGAAATGCTGGAGGATAGAGTAAATAAGATCATGGTGGTTCTAGAGCACATGTCAGAAACTATAGATGATTTTAGAAATTTCTTTAATCCAAACCGGGAGAAGATCAATTTCAGCGTACTATCTGTAGTTCAAAAGACGCTATCATTTGTGGAGAGTTCTTTTCAGAAGCACAAAATAGAAATAGATCTTGAGATTGAAGAGGACTGTCAGGTAAATGGTTATGAAAATGAATATTCCCAGGTTTTAATGAATCTTTTGATCAATGCCAAAGATGCACTTGTAAGCCAGAATGAAGATAACCGTAAGATCTGGATAAGAGTAAGCCGTAGAATGGGAAAAAGCTGTCTTGAGATAGGAGATAATGCTGGAGGCATTTCACCAGAAATTAAAGATAAGCTTTTTGATCCCTATTTTACCACAAAAACAGGTGAAGAAGGTACTGGACTTGGTCTGTATATCTGTAAGACTATTGTTGAACAGAAGATGTCTGGCTATATTGATGTCAGTAATGATGAAGATGGTGCAGTGTTTACGATAATTATATAA
- a CDS encoding sigma-70 family RNA polymerase sigma factor: MEERELVKRAKQDIQAFDELYRIYYPKINNFVFHRTYDEDVRNEIVSNVFYKAMKNLYRFKFLDSHRCSFSAWLYRIAVSEVNQYYRDRKRDFKLVMKKKNDKPDDPTVYPYEFKYVKQCLSYLKPFEQNLIALKYFEKKSYRELSEIFGKKENALKVKTHRSLKKLKNILEQEKDHGQDQRYA; the protein is encoded by the coding sequence TTGGAAGAAAGAGAATTAGTGAAAAGAGCTAAGCAGGATATCCAGGCTTTTGATGAACTATACCGGATATATTATCCGAAGATCAATAATTTCGTATTTCACCGGACGTACGACGAGGATGTGCGAAACGAGATAGTGTCTAATGTGTTTTATAAAGCTATGAAGAATCTTTACAGGTTCAAATTTCTCGATAGCCATCGATGTTCCTTTTCAGCCTGGTTATATCGCATAGCTGTGAGTGAAGTAAACCAGTACTACCGAGATCGCAAACGTGATTTTAAGCTGGTTATGAAGAAAAAGAATGATAAACCGGATGACCCCACCGTCTATCCTTATGAGTTTAAATACGTGAAACAGTGTTTAAGTTATTTGAAACCGTTTGAGCAGAATCTGATAGCACTCAAGTATTTTGAGAAGAAATCATATCGGGAGCTGTCAGAGATTTTTGGAAAGAAAGAGAATGCTTTGAAGGTTAAAACGCACCGAAGCTTGAAAAAGCTGAAAAATATTCTGGAACAGGAGAAAGATCATGGACAAGATCAAAGATATGCTTAG
- a CDS encoding PDZ domain-containing protein: MRNIIFILLLLGMFISISAETIPFLGVATTDINHSSYTKYGISDGYGILIKYAVEGSQAAEAGLKKGMIIRTYQDEKVYTQKQLTRMIRNSNVGEKVKIVVFDNESEKTFNVVLGEKEYVKHKNPVWMGVSLKDDFDQENFDLNYGLLITMVSEDSPAEKAGLLDDDIMLEIQGEKLYSQDQVRPMLKKYQPEDKIMVKYWRDGNQEETELKLGEMSFDWYDLQAIDQVFSGLDILDDLDDVYGIWNSLGLPESMHVFAYQDSSSKILGVIVSGPHEEDEDHGKTEGLVIEKVIPETPAAEGGMQAGDIILKINGEDVSEFDDIGEIISKVDYDDSFKVNIIRDEKPKDLILIMKPVTDEVWEKYYSGILENDVIKIFMNKDKPIDFYYKNLEDIGDKLSNEIEYEINHGESGPR, encoded by the coding sequence ATGAGAAATATTATTTTTATTTTATTGCTTCTGGGAATGTTTATTAGTATAAGTGCCGAAACAATCCCATTCCTGGGAGTAGCGACAACAGATATAAATCATTCCAGTTATACAAAATACGGGATATCAGATGGCTATGGGATACTCATCAAATATGCAGTAGAGGGTTCTCAGGCAGCAGAAGCCGGGTTGAAAAAGGGAATGATCATCAGAACTTATCAGGATGAAAAAGTGTATACCCAAAAACAGTTAACCCGTATGATCAGAAATTCCAACGTGGGGGAGAAGGTTAAAATTGTAGTTTTTGATAATGAAAGTGAAAAAACCTTTAACGTTGTGTTGGGAGAAAAAGAATATGTAAAGCATAAGAACCCTGTATGGATGGGTGTCTCCCTCAAAGATGATTTTGATCAGGAAAACTTCGATTTAAATTATGGCTTGTTGATCACTATGGTATCAGAAGATAGTCCAGCCGAAAAAGCAGGATTGTTAGATGATGATATTATGCTGGAAATTCAGGGAGAGAAACTTTATTCTCAAGATCAGGTTCGTCCCATGTTGAAGAAATATCAACCTGAAGATAAGATCATGGTGAAATACTGGCGTGATGGCAACCAGGAAGAAACAGAGCTCAAATTAGGTGAGATGTCATTCGACTGGTATGATCTTCAGGCAATTGATCAGGTATTCAGCGGTCTTGATATACTTGATGACCTGGATGACGTTTATGGCATCTGGAATTCACTGGGATTACCGGAATCCATGCACGTGTTTGCCTATCAGGATTCATCGAGCAAGATTCTGGGTGTAATAGTTTCCGGTCCGCATGAAGAAGATGAAGATCACGGCAAAACTGAGGGTCTTGTGATAGAAAAAGTAATACCCGAAACCCCAGCGGCAGAAGGTGGAATGCAGGCAGGAGATATCATTTTGAAGATCAATGGTGAAGATGTTTCGGAATTTGATGATATTGGTGAGATCATCAGTAAAGTTGATTATGATGATTCATTCAAGGTTAATATCATCAGGGATGAGAAACCAAAGGATCTTATTTTGATCATGAAACCCGTCACAGATGAAGTCTGGGAAAAATATTATAGTGGAATTTTGGAAAATGACGTGATCAAGATATTTATGAATAAGGACAAACCTATCGATTTCTATTACAAGAATCTTGAAGATATTGGTGATAAGCTTTCAAACGAAATTGAGTATGAAATCAATCATGGTGAATCTGGACCCAGGTAA
- a CDS encoding NifB/NifX family molybdenum-iron cluster-binding protein — protein MRIAIPITNGALSMHFGHCENFMIIDVEMESKKIISDETLKPPPHEPGLLPRWLAEKSVNVIIAGGMGQRAQDLFKANNIDVIVGAPNKTFTELVNDFMNNNLQGGANFCDH, from the coding sequence ATGCGTATAGCGATACCTATAACTAATGGTGCATTAAGTATGCACTTTGGGCATTGTGAAAATTTCATGATCATCGATGTTGAAATGGAAAGCAAAAAGATCATTAGTGATGAAACCCTAAAACCTCCACCTCATGAACCAGGCTTACTTCCCCGCTGGCTGGCAGAAAAAAGCGTTAATGTGATCATTGCCGGTGGTATGGGGCAAAGAGCTCAGGATCTGTTTAAAGCAAACAATATAGATGTTATCGTAGGAGCTCCAAATAAAACCTTTACTGAACTGGTTAATGATTTTATGAATAATAACCTTCAGGGTGGAGCAAATTTCTGCGATCATTAA
- a CDS encoding ARMT1-like domain-containing protein — translation MKTFHDCIPCLMRQTIQAVRQISDDEQLIERVLRSALFLASKMDYSQTPALIGREIHKLIREETVNNDPYAEIKHKANDIALAIAPAIREEILASDNPLQMAIRYSIAGNILDFALYNGWDDERFRKSLHSSRTKNIDQQQLEILQAEIEKAENILILGDNAGETVFDRLLIEQLMPKQITYAVKGYPVINDALRQDAIFAGIDKFATIIDTGLDCAGTILSMCSRAFLDIFYNADLVIAKGQANYETLFNCPRQVFFLTQIKCSVIAQDLDSNVGDWVIASTQ, via the coding sequence ATGAAAACATTTCATGATTGCATCCCCTGCCTGATGCGACAAACAATCCAGGCTGTGAGACAAATTTCAGATGATGAGCAATTAATCGAAAGAGTATTAAGATCCGCATTGTTTCTGGCTTCAAAAATGGATTACTCTCAAACTCCTGCCTTAATAGGCAGAGAGATCCATAAATTGATCCGCGAAGAAACTGTAAATAATGATCCCTATGCTGAGATAAAACACAAAGCGAACGATATTGCCTTGGCTATTGCTCCTGCAATTAGGGAAGAGATATTAGCCAGCGATAATCCTTTGCAAATGGCTATCCGATATTCTATTGCCGGTAATATTCTTGATTTTGCTCTTTACAATGGCTGGGATGATGAACGATTTCGGAAAAGTTTACATTCTTCCCGCACCAAAAATATAGATCAGCAACAGCTTGAAATTCTTCAAGCAGAAATAGAAAAAGCTGAGAATATTTTAATATTAGGAGATAATGCAGGAGAAACGGTTTTTGATCGACTTTTAATTGAGCAATTAATGCCGAAGCAGATCACTTATGCTGTTAAGGGCTATCCAGTCATCAATGATGCCTTAAGACAAGATGCGATCTTCGCTGGTATTGATAAATTTGCCACCATTATAGATACTGGTCTGGATTGCGCTGGAACTATTCTCAGCATGTGTTCCAGAGCATTTTTGGATATCTTTTACAATGCTGATCTGGTTATCGCCAAGGGACAGGCTAATTATGAAACACTATTTAATTGTCCCAGACAGGTATTTTTTTTAACTCAGATAAAATGTTCGGTTATTGCTCAGGATTTAGATAGTAATGTTGGTGACTGGGTGATCGCTTCAACCCAGTAG
- a CDS encoding DUF5320 domain-containing protein — protein sequence MPYGDGTGPEGRGRMTGRQAGYCTGNDRPGRFERCISFGRERGRGMGRGLRNFAHRGYYPADYGYEREPVKVQEKDALQQQQSWFKNQLDNITRRLSELSEEKIEK from the coding sequence ATGCCTTATGGTGATGGAACAGGACCAGAAGGACGTGGAAGAATGACAGGAAGACAGGCAGGATATTGCACTGGAAATGATCGACCTGGAAGATTTGAACGCTGTATTAGCTTCGGAAGAGAGCGTGGTAGAGGAATGGGACGTGGATTAAGGAATTTTGCACACCGAGGTTACTATCCCGCAGATTATGGCTATGAGCGAGAACCCGTGAAGGTTCAGGAAAAGGACGCTCTCCAGCAGCAGCAATCCTGGTTTAAAAATCAACTTGACAATATAACCCGTAGATTATCTGAATTATCAGAAGAAAAAATAGAAAAGTAA
- a CDS encoding DUF5320 domain-containing protein yields MPNGDRTGPEGRGSMTGRGAGYCSGNKRPGNQSGLPGRGLGNLIRNGVRLLLGGRNQNVNRRTK; encoded by the coding sequence ATGCCAAATGGAGATAGAACAGGACCAGAAGGACGTGGAAGTATGACAGGACGTGGAGCAGGTTACTGCTCCGGTAACAAACGACCCGGAAACCAAAGTGGTTTACCTGGAAGAGGATTAGGAAATCTTATCAGAAACGGAGTTCGTCTATTATTAGGCGGACGCAATCAGAATGTAAATCGAAGAACAAAATAA